aaatctccaaaATTATTACTCTCCTCGTTCCGTTATAATTGATAtatgtaagaagaaaaaattatcttaaaaaattgttattttaatttttaacataataattatttctttcatttatatttcttatgatattaatgatatatgttataaaaacaacaaaaaaaataaattaatgatgataaaaataattttgtaaatttattattttttagtctaagaaaaatattatcccataataattatttttttattttttaatgtgatattaattttttatttatattttttataatattagttatatgtataataaaagttaaaaataaattaatgatgatgagattaattttgtaaaattatttttgttatatatttattattattttttaatttatataaaatagtatAGGACAAAATTTATAACCTGatgaagaaattttatttatttatttgttaatatctttttaaaaaataattaagacaataattataatataatgagACTGGGaaagagtattttattttattttgagtaaattacacttgtaccttatgtgttttttttttaattatactcgatatctctttattttcttatattacttttactttcttttttaaggttaattaaaatatgtgagCAAAGATGAAATTAtcctaatatttttgttatatatcaGCAAATAAAATTGACCTAACATCTTTGTTAAATCCTTAATAACAAATTGACAATTAATTCTCTGAATGGACCtttctcaagataataataatattttttttaatatttgactcTTACTTTATTGTTGCTAAGATGCAGTTGTTGATTGAAAACATTATATTAAATACCTaaccattaaaaataaatatttcaaagaaaagattttaAAACACAAATGCAAGagcaaaatactaaaatttgaaacaaaatatcATATTCAGTCAAGAAGCATTGTTAGAAACACGTTCAACAAAAATGTAGTAATCAAATGACccaatatatacaaaaaatattgaactaaaaaaggaagaagaaggaagactCTTAATACATGCATACTAACCAAACACGTTCAACAAAAAACTTGATTTACGTCCAACAAAAAAGCTCGATTCACGtccaattagagaaaaaaaaatgaaatattttaaaatattttcaagttgAAAACGATGCTATGTCTTTTAAGGAATTAAGAGGGATGAGATGTGagtattttaaacataaattttctttaaaagtcATGTGATCATGcacatattttttgttgaattattaaatgatatttagGAGGGAATGAGTCTAGTTTGATGTGAACTAAATAATTAAGGAATTTTTTAGGTGTAAAAAATGAGAGATGTTAGAtgttatttagaaaaatataagagGTGTAAGTATgagaaagaaaatgatgataatttaaacataaaatttttattgaaaattatatgatCGCTTGTGCATACTTTCTGTAAAATGATCAAATGGTGttcgagaagaaaaaaatttgtaatgtgaattgaataattaatttttattttcgaaTGTGAGAAAGAAAAGATGTCGGATTCAATTTAGAAGAAACATAAGAactgttttatttatatttattgtggGGCATATGAAAGGAAGGCACTCACATTCACAACGTGTGCGTAAAGAGAGCGAGAAACGGTGTGTGGGTTCCCGGTAATCCGGAGGCGACAAGGCACGGACATCTAAATAGGGGTATTTCCTTCATTTCACTCCTCACCCTGTTGCCCCACACTTTCCATCCAACCAACAATGGCAGATGTAACCACCTACCTCCGCCACCACCCCGACTCCGACCCCAACCCCAACCCCAATCCCAACCCCAACCCCAACCCCGACGACGACCAAACCCTAATTCCCTTTCCCTATTGGGATTTGGACTTCGATTTCGACCCCGAATTCCCCTCAAACACTCTCTCCTTCACCGACCGCGAAAATCAGGTCAATTTCATCATGGATCTCTTCCACCAGAGCGTGGAGCAGTCGCAACTCACCGATCCTCTCTCCAACGACGCCGTTTTCGGCGCCATCGATGGAATCGATTTAGGTTTCCCCGCCGCTGACGACTTCTTCGTCGGACAGAGATTCTCCGTCGGATCCGACGAATCGCACACTCACCCACACACGCTCGCGGCGAACGACGACGGCGTCCTAGGGTTCTGCGCGCATTCCAACGAAAACGACGACGTTGCAAGCATCCCTCTCTGCTGGGACGCGCTTCAATTAgaagaaaacaacaacaacaacaacacctaCGAGGATTTCGAGTGGGAGGAAGTGATGGACGAGAGAGACGTTATCAGCATGCTAGATGACACCGTTTCCGTTTCCCTCGGAATTGAAGAGGAAACAGaagcagcagcagcagaagaagatgcagaaTCTGAAGTCAGCATTTTGGAGTGGCAAGTTTTATTGAACTCCACCAATTTGGA
This region of Glycine soja cultivar W05 chromosome 17, ASM419377v2, whole genome shotgun sequence genomic DNA includes:
- the LOC114391449 gene encoding E3 ubiquitin-protein ligase CIP8-like, translated to MADVTTYLRHHPDSDPNPNPNPNPNPNPDDDQTLIPFPYWDLDFDFDPEFPSNTLSFTDRENQVNFIMDLFHQSVEQSQLTDPLSNDAVFGAIDGIDLGFPAADDFFVGQRFSVGSDESHTHPHTLAANDDGVLGFCAHSNENDDVASIPLCWDALQLEENNNNNNTYEDFEWEEVMDERDVISMLDDTVSVSLGIEEETEAAAAEEDAESEVSILEWQVLLNSTNLEGPNSEPYFGDSEDFVYTAEYEMMFGQFNDNAFNGKPPASASIVRSLPSVVVTEADVANDNNVVVVCAVCKDEFGVGEGVKVLPCSHRYHGECIVPWLGIRNTCPVCRYEFPTDDADYERRKAQRSVM